One Lepisosteus oculatus isolate fLepOcu1 chromosome 4, fLepOcu1.hap2, whole genome shotgun sequence genomic window, CATCTGGGTTCAGATCACCAGATGGACACAGCTGTTAGATGTGTGAGAGAAGCTTTTTACCCATAGTACTCCTGTTCTTCCAGCTGTAGAATCGAGAAGCAGTGGGGCTGACCTGCAAATAGATCGCCGTGGCGTTAAATCTATGGGGGGGAGTTGTATTCTCCGTCCGCTTAATGATACAGACCCTGGAGGCCTAAGAGGCACAGGTTTCTAAATTTCCCGATCTGTTACACTGAAATGAAGTTCGTAGAAGCCAAGCCAAATTGTATACATAACGATAAACTTTCCTTCTTAGATTCCCGAGCCCTATATTTAGAGTGATCACTCAAGGTAATTCCCCGTACCATTAAAGTAAACTGATAGATGATTCCACAATTCCCTCTTCCATAACGGAATGTAATGTTGCTTTGTAAAGTGAAAGTAAGTCATGAAAATCGTATTTGAAACTTTATGAAGGTACTTATTAAACCTTATTTTTTAACCGAGGTATAATGTCCAATTTGTCTACTTGAGACAATTGCCTAAAACttgacagaaaatgtagaatgaAACAGTTTGCTTGTATTTATGATTTTATCACTATACAACATGTGAATAATAtaaagatgcaaaaaaaaatacaatttttaatgaCCCGGAGAATATTTAGGGAGTTAACATTTAAAGGGAATGAAATCAGTCTGCGGGAGCAAACAAAGGCTCATACAGTCTTAGTCTGCAATCCTATAGTcaaattttcaaagaaatgaacGCCTTGTGATGTGTGATCAGCTCTGAGGTGTAGGCCTAACAGCTTGATATAACCAGTTATTCCATTATTGACATCTCTCCGCTACTTTTATCAATTCAAGAATGTGATTGTGTTTCACTATTGAGCCCCGATGCTGTAGTTAGTTTAGTGTTTGAATAAACATTATTCGGGGAAAATGTAGGCTTTGTGTTGCAAATATATCCTTAGTGACAGATTATCCACTAATCGATTGCctaaatcaaaatgcgattaTCTCTTCCAACAACGTTTCGATTGTTCTAAGAAAATTGACTAATTCTATAATttgataaagtacagtatactgttatttTTCTTCAAATACTCCTTGAATAATTTAACACCGGGTGATTTGTTAGCCCGGTGTTTTTGTTCTAGAtaacaaaataatgcatttaaatgtaactattgcatttgcattttttcccaGGTGAATGTCGCCTACTTTATTTGCAGTTAAAATGGCAACCAGAATGTTTGAATATTTACAACAAACACTTTTTTATCAATGGCACATGCTTCAAATTTATAAAGGACTAAATTACTTTATTTACCAGGCATTATGGTGTAGTGCTGTTTAAAGTACTAACATGTATGTATCGGCAAATGTGCATTAGAAATCGAGCCATCCGTTTTCTCTACCCAGATGTTGAAAATTCGCTTATTGGTGCCTGTTGAAGAATGAAGCTCATAAGCAGAACATTGGTTGATACTCTAGAGTTTGTTCAAGTCCTGCAGCCAAAGTCCATATCCATGTGCTTATAAAAGAATCAGATTGTGTTTTATTCAACCATACTGTTTGGTCTTGAAACGTTTCCCCTGTTACATTGAATTAACGATGGTTGTAATAACTATCTGCAGCTGGCCATGTTTAttgattttcttcattttcataaTCTTGATTTAGGCCTATTTCTTAACCGATCATTTTAGTGATTTGTTACAAAAGCCCCTAGTGTcgccttaaaaaaaaactttgtggtTTTGAAAACTTACGAGTAAGAGAAATCGGGAACAATTAAAGATGTAGGTCcaacttattaaaatattattatgacCCATTGTTGAACTTCAACTGTGGACAAAACCAATGACTATGTAAATGATGCGTCATTTTACAGTGGCGAATGCAGTTCACCTTGAAAAGCTTGAGACTCGCCTGTTTGTTTTCAGGTGTAAAAAGCCCATGCAAGAGAAACCCATAGAAATGTCATTAGAGCTCAGTGACGGTTCAGTTACGCCCGAATGAGAGGCTGCGATGGAAATAGAACATCAACTTATACGCTTTTGTTGCCCAttctaaaaaaacaggattcacaaATCTAGAAGAATgtagatctacagtatactgcagaTCAATCGTCAGTTGTTGAATTAATCTGTGAAACTCCAATCTAACTTGCTCTCAAGAGTTTTCCCCTTTAGCGACAGTTTAATATTCAAACGATCTTGTTTACAAGTAGTTCTTGAAAAATCAGCCTTTCGATGGAGGTATCCTGTTTGTTCTGTGTATGGATTTGTATCTATTGTGTTGGgtatgcaagaaaataagttTGTTAGCCATAGGTTCTGCTCATAAAAAGTACTGGTTGGGATTCACAGCTTTGGCGCTATCTTTGAAGTTGTACTTTAATCGGTTCTTTCCAATTATCCCAACTACACATAAGCCAAACTTCACATTATTGTCAAATATGAATaacctaaataaaaaataaatttacatttaGACTATTTAGCATGCGGTAGTGTTAATACCATATACAGATCAGTATACATAACGACTGGGGGCAACTATATACACTATCTGCTGATCGTTTCCAATCATcaattgtaataaaaatatCTTTCCCAAAGGCTCGTTAAAAAAATCGGTTTTTcggttacatatactgtacatcttgctAAAACCGAATAACGGACTACAACACAAACTGAAATAATATTCCCGCAGTATTTTGTTTAGCACGGTAGCAATGGATTTTAAAAGGTGATTTGATATTGGCTGCTCACTTCCGAATTTGAGGAGTAATTGTCACTGGGTCTCCTTCTTGAAACATTCATCAGCTCCTCTGCTCGGggcagaaatgttttttctctttccaaCCACAAGGAGTTTGGATGATGGAGATGGCGCCAGGAGGTTCCCACAAGAGTTCAGAAGTCAAGAGCTGCGCAGGTAGATTTGGAAATGCGATACTTTCAGAGTAGAACTGTAAAGGGTGTGATACGAAAAGGAAATGGATACAAAAAGGGAACCTGCCTGTATCAGCACTCACGGTGTTGAATTTCAGGACTAaaacaaacaactttttttttctttcaaatttcgTAAGAAAAATGGATTCCTTGTTTGTGGACCAACAATAACGTTTTACATATTAAAAGTCTTTGTTGGggctttttatttacaattcCTTGCAATTCACGTTATGTTTCGGAGCATCTTGAGAAGGAAGACTTTTTTTCAAGATTTGATAGTAAAAGAACGTTTCAGTGGAGCTGCCTTCATCAAGGGTAGCATTGTGGGTGGATGGTGATTGATGCTGTGGAGTATACATGTTCTCCTTGTTTTCCCCTGATTCTGAttcctcccaccttccaaaaTTACACTGTCTAGGTTAACTGGTGTCTTAGACTGCCGTGTGTATGTGCCTTGCTATgtactggcgtcctgtccatggTGTAGTCCCGCTTCGTGTACCGTTCTTTCACTGAAAATCTGGGCTACCACCACTTTACCAAGAATTAAAGACTTATTGATATGGATACCTCCATCCAAATACAGTAATCCAACAGGTCTAAGACCATCGCGTTCTACAAGCCGTGCAAACCAAACCAAGCCACAGAACAGGCCTAAATGTTGGCATGACTACTTTAATCTAGGTGTAGAGACCCGGGCTATTCAAACATTTCAGAGTACTGCAGAaagcagacatttcacagtgaattggtaaatgttttatttgtttagattatctcTATTAGAGCTTTCGAAAAAGTATATATTACTTTTTTGATCCACACAGAAAAGGGGTAGATGGTGATGTTTGAGGTTAATGAAGACAACGAACAGTGGACATTTTTCTAATTACTTGTAATTGGAACGGTAGGTGTCTTTGTCGAAGTGTCAAGGCGCGTGTCGTGCCGTTGCTTCCGATACTGTCGCTTAATAGTTGAGTCTGATTTTGGATAATTAAACAATTAGATATCTCAGATACTGAGATAGGAACATTAACCAATTGTTCTAAAATGTAGTCTTTCTACAACCGAGAGGTACTGTGAGGTGTACTCTAAAGAGCATAAAACTGCATGGACAATATCTGTTTTAGATGGATTCGTCTATAAAAATCAAGTACATTCTTGATATAAATCTTAGCAAAAGACCATTTTAATTCAGATATGGAATCTTACCTGTCTCTGTCCAATCTAATTAAAGCTAAAGTCAAATATTCTACAAcagcatttaataaaatgtattggaAAACTTTAACATAAGCAGAAATAGAACTGCTTTCCGGTGTATTGCATTTCCCATAACAAAAAGCTATATATTAACATAAATTGCTGTTTCTTACATAAGCACTTTAAATATAACCTCTCCCACGCCGCCTTTTAAACTGTATACATAGCAATGAAGGCATTAGTATAgcgtttctttttaattatttacctGTTACTGAAAGTGCTCAAACTTTGCTAATGGCCCCTGTTCTTGCGAGTTGACATTACACTAAATCTGGTAGCAGGGCATTTCATTAAAGTTTAATGTCGGTCAATTGGCCAGCAAAAAGCCTGGAATCCCATATCAAATATTAATACTTTAATGCTTTATGTTAAATAATCACATCCCCAAagctttctggaaaaaaaatcaatgagcCAACTGCttctgtttcatttcatttagacATTACTTTCGTGAttctatgtttttaaaaacattcttaaaaTTTTGAATAATTTTCAACAAGCAACTTTATTACAATACACCTCACACGTTTTGTTCCTCCGCtaaagtttaaaaacattttatttgtaccTTTTTGCTCTGCATCAAGATTAAAAGCTCATACAGCAATAAAGAGACTTACATTGAAGgcaaaatacattcatttacAATCTGGTATTGGACAGAATCGAGATGTATAGGCTTCAGAATATAATACATAAATTACGATGTGAACAAAATGTCATATATAAACTTACCTTGTTGGTTTATTAACTTCATATTTGAGATTGGTTCAAACAGTTTTCCCCACTCCCGTGTATAATACCGAAGCGTTTCTCTTTGCTCCCTAAACTACTCGCACAACTGAGTGAAATACCCAACTAATTCCCTTTTCAGACAAAATGTATTGGTTCGTTTAGTGAGAACCATTCCATCTCAATTAGTCAGTTTTGCTATCCGATAACAATCGAGGAAACagctattaaaatatttacacaatgAACTGACTGCTTTCAACTTTCTTGTGTGGAAtctatttaatgtctttagatatttaatatttagatattaaatagatatttaatttattaatacattctATTGGTTTTAGAAACGTCTCTGACATATTACAGGTTGTTCTTTTTtctgatgtattttaaaaaataatttaaattttaaaataacattcaaaagtaaaatgcatGAGCGTTCTCTATGTATAATTCCATGATGTTCAATATCTGAACTTAAATTTTGCAAAAGTaagttttgtttcatttcatgGTTTGATACAACATTGACAACATTGGCCCTTTTTTGTAAAATTTAGAACCACCATCTTCTTCCTGGAGGAATCTGCATTTACAACTCATCGCCATCCAAACATGAGATAGGAAGATACGTTCACCCGACAGTGGGCGGGCGTAGAAGAACTATTTCTAATAAGGTATATCTCTCCCAAATGTGACACTGAATGCAACTACAAATGTCCTATAGATAACGCCGAGACATTTGAAGTGAACAATTTGTAATTTTGTATGTGTGATAAATGTCCAGTAATCTGTAGGTTCCTGTTTTTgcgcattatactgtaaattgtcCCCATCAAATGATTTGAACCTTCTCTGTAGACAGTGTGATGTATGAACAAATTCAGTTTGTATCTAAAGGGCTCatggaattttacaattttGCAGTCCTctgtatgtttaaaaataattcttataTATCCGCAATTTCCATTACTTTTCTGTTAAGACACCTAACTAGTGTTTCCTCATACATAACTATGCtatggtctgaaaaacacgagCAAAGTTTATCTGTGGATTGCGCAGATTAATCCACATTAAAACGATTTTGGAATTGCAGAAATGAATGAAATCTGTTCTCACCcaaatatttttcagaaatcCTCAAAACGTAGGTTTGTGTTTCATAAATCATTCTTCaaatatctctctctctctcatttgtTTTCAGTGACATATGCCGTTAGTACAAAATTTACCTAATTTTGTTAGGCTTCATAACAGTGTAAAGATAATCAACTGCCCCTGCAGGGACGGGCTGCGTCGtattttttcttatcttttcgtACTTCTCATGCTTTAATTGGAGCCAAAGGCTATTGAAAGTGGTCCCCGTTTTTAATCACTGATCAAATTACTCAATTCAAGAGAAATGCGCTGTATTTCTGTTAGACAGATACGGTCACCGCCTTGACATGTTTTGTAAAGTAGAAGGCCTTGAGGTAGCCATTTTCTAACGCCTGGTGTGTCCACAAAAGGTAGAATCTAATTCTGAGgcaaatatagatgtaaatactAAATAATTATGTAAGCGTGATTTCCCTTTTTTCTAGAAGAATTCGGCGAACACCAGCATGTGACCACAAGTCTACGTGTAAATCTCTGGAGTTAGATTCttcataaaacaataaataatctTGAAAGCCACCTTCCTTCTGTCATTTGGGATTGTTCCTTTAACATCTAAGATATGTTTAATAAAGTTACAAACTGGAATTAACATTTACCCTACTTGTCATATAATGTGTGTTTCATCAccttcctaaaatgaaaatgcagcaTAAAACTAAACAGCAGAGTAAACGTTATGCAAATCGGTTGTGTTCTGCCGCCTGACTATCTTAATTCATAATACCTCTCGCTAAAGCAATGTACTTTAAAATCTAGGATGCATGCTTCATAGCGTTGTGTTTCATCAATACGTGTGATACTAGATCGGGCTctcatttgctttttaaattgtttcataTTCAGTTAGCTCTTGTTGTGATTTCAATAATGGTTTAAGACGAAACCGCAGAtaattgaatgagtttcatatCCTCTACCAGTTAATTATAAAATCGATTTCCCCACACAATGAATGTCTTTTGTTTGTCAGCCAGTTAGTCTGTATTTTACtactgcatatttaaaaaaataatttggcatTAATCCGATTCAGATTTTCTGGTGATGATAACATTGTGTGTTCAATGCAGTGAAGTATTACAAACATGTCGATCAAGAAGCTACTAACATAAATTTGTGTTGTTTCTCTTTGTTCTTGTTAATACTTTGTGCACGATCTCGTACTCTTTGCATACGTTTCAACACGTCTGGCTCAAAGATTCCACAGCCTAAAAGGGAGCGAAAACAAAAAGCTCAATGCTCAAATGCTTCTTTTTCTCAGTCAGAAGTACAAAACGAAGGTAATGGTTGCTATATTAATGCTTATTCGACGTTATAAATTATTCGCAGACTGGCGCTTTGCCTTGTTTCTCTTGTTAACTTTAAAAGGAAGCTACGGTTGGCAGCAGTTTGATTTCGGGGTTTGGCTTTTGCAGAAACTCCTACCCTTTTCTTTCCGTGTGTCACTCAGAGAGCTTCTCTCAGCTTTTAGCCAATGGAGTTGCAAGGCCTAAGACTACAGGCTAAATCTCACACAGGCCTTTTGGCATTATGATTGATGTTCCAGTTTCTCCAGCAGGCAAGCTCCCAAAGCAAAAAAAGCACATCGACTTCAGCTCTGCCTTACTCACTTCTACCATTCTCACGTCTTTGGGAACAACTGAAGCGAGACCAAGCAACATTTGTAACTTCCATCTGATAACGCGGCTGGAGTGGGGGACCTCTATATTTTGTGGAGGGTTAAGGAAACAATGGATCATATAGGGGCCCATCATATCCACCAGACCCACGCCGAGCCCATAAGTTTTGGAATCGATCAAATTTTGAACAATCCGGATCAGGGGAGTTGCATGATTTCTAACTCTAGGCTGCAAGATTCTGACTATGGTTTGGGATGCATCGTGAGCAGTGCCTACAACACAATGACTGGCAATTACAACACCAGCAATACAGGAGGATACAATAGCAGCGCCTGTAGCATGGCACCTTTGAATGGGTCTTACAATGTGAACATGGGCATGAACATGAATGGGAATAACCTGAATTCGGCAGGGGTTATCCGTGTGCCAGCGCACAGACCACTAAGTAGCGTTCACCAGCCAATTTCTACCGGTATGCCTACAGTGCCAAGTATGGGCAGCATGAACAGTATGAATAATCTCACGGGACTGACATTTCCCTGGATGGAAAGTAACAGAAGGTACACGAAAGACAGATTCACAGGTAAGAGCAGTATAACAATATTTCACCGTGTTTCTGGAGCTTTTGAATGTACGCTTATGATCTTCACAGGGTAAAAAGCTTTAGGATTTGGTATAAAGATTAAAAAACCAAGTAATTGTACGTTATTGCAAGTCTTTAATAGTCTGTGACTTAATATCTGTACTtggattttattatatatattttattttatggtaaATCGTTAATTTTGTTTATGACACGATAATTATCACGTGGTATATTCGTACAGTCCGTAATTAAAGAATGAATTATATCCATcgcaaaaataatatttttctaagTTCTTTGGAAGCCATAATTGGATGCACGAAGgcaaatttattttgaattatatgtaTTAC contains:
- the tlx1 gene encoding T-cell leukemia homeobox protein 1 isoform X2; amino-acid sequence: MDHIGAHHIHQTHAEPISFGIDQILNNPDQGSCMISNSRLQDSDYGLGCIVSSAYNTMTGNYNTSNTGGYNSSACSMAPLNGSYNVNMGMNMNGNNLNSAGVIRVPAHRPLSSVHQPISTGMPTVPSMGSMNSMNNLTGLTFPWMESNRRYTKDRFTGHPYQNRTPPKKKKPRTSFTRLQICELEKRFHRQKYLASAERAALAKALKMTDAQVKTWFQNRRTKWRRQTAEEREAERQQANRILMQLQQEAFQKTLNQPVQPDPICLHNTSLFALQNLQPWSDDSGKITSVTSIASSCE
- the tlx1 gene encoding T-cell leukemia homeobox protein 1 isoform X1, with the translated sequence MDHIGAHHIHQTHAEPISFGIDQILNNPDQGSCMISNSRLQDSDYGLGCIVSSAYNTMTGNYNTSNTGGYNSSACSMAPLNGSYNVNMGMNMNGNNLNSAGVIRVPAHRPLSSVHQPISTGMPTVPSMGSMNSMNNLTGLTFPWMESNRRYTKDRFTVALSPFTVTRRIGHPYQNRTPPKKKKPRTSFTRLQICELEKRFHRQKYLASAERAALAKALKMTDAQVKTWFQNRRTKWRRQTAEEREAERQQANRILMQLQQEAFQKTLNQPVQPDPICLHNTSLFALQNLQPWSDDSGKITSVTSIASSCE